In a single window of the Gossypium hirsutum isolate 1008001.06 chromosome D02, Gossypium_hirsutum_v2.1, whole genome shotgun sequence genome:
- the LOC107887777 gene encoding uncharacterized protein yields MAIKVDLEKAYDLRWDFIEDTLVDVGFPSNLSRIIMKCITTVSMQIMWNGKLSNEFSEKGVLGFRQTDDLGIYLGMPLFHRQVTMNTFKFVMDKVKRKLNNWNAKMLSMARWVTLALSVLLSIPNYFMQTLKIPSSICVEIKKIAWGCIWGSSAANQKPHLLGFNLLTNKQALWVKVLRAKYKLFEDRPEDILGSKCSFVWRSLAKVWSLLRQSLLWSIGDGNLIKFWTDSWLTEVGLLINYCLDHSLIDESVTLQEVVTRRQAELWAICEGLQLAWEANWENVIVETDCALAIKGFPIGARIFHVAPSLVDNQIWLDRRFLLSNPVATVSS; encoded by the exons ATGGCCATTAAAGTAGATTTGGAAAAAGCCTATGATCTCCGTTGGGATTTTATCGAAGACACTTTAGTAGATGTTGGTTTTCCGTCAAATTTGTCTAGGATAATCATGAAATGTATTACAACGGTTTCCATGCAAATTATGTGGAATGGGAAGCTTTCGAATGAGTTCTCCGAGAAGGG GGTTCTTGGTTTTCGTCAAACTGATGATTTGGGGATATATTTGGGCATGCCTCTTTTTCATCGACAAGTAACAATGAATACCTTTAAATTCGTTATGGATAAGGTCAAACGAAAGTTGAACAACTGGAATGCCAAAATGCTTTCTATGGCAAGGTGGGTCACTTTAGCTCTGTCAGTTTTGTTGTCTATACCCAATTATTTTATGCAAACTTTGAAAATCCCTTCTAGCATTTGTGTAGAAATTAAGAAGATTGCTTGGGGATGTATTTGGGGGAGTTCAGCGGCTAATCAAAAACCGCATTTG TTGGGTTTTAATCTCCTTACTAACAAGCAAGCTTTGTGGGTTAAGGTGCTCCGAGCCAAGTATAAGCTTTTTGAGGACCGCCCTGAGGATATTTTAGGTAGTAAGTGTTCTTTCGTTTGGAGATCGCTTGCTAAGGTTTGGTCCCTTTTGCGCCAAAGTCTTCTTTGGTCGATTGGTGATGGGAATCTTATCAAATTCTGGACAGATAGTTGGTTAACGGAGGTGGGTCTTCTTATTAATTATTGTCTGGATCATTCTCTTATTGATGAATCTGTCACCCTTCAAGAGGTAGTGACTAGGAGG CAAGCTGAGCTTTGGGCTATTTGTGAGGGTCTCCAATTAGCATGGGAAGCTAATTGGGAAAATGTTATTGTTGAGACTGATTGTGCTCTAGCTATCAAAG GTTTTCCTATTGGTGCTCGAATTTTTCATGTTGCTCCTTCATTGGTTGATAATCAAATATGGTTAGACAGACGTTTTCTGTTATCCAACCCTGTTGCTACTGTTAGTTCataa